The Macadamia integrifolia cultivar HAES 741 unplaced genomic scaffold, SCU_Mint_v3 scaffold_269A, whole genome shotgun sequence region TTTCTAACCAACCAGAAAAGAATTTCCACAAAAGCAATGTGGCAATAACACCCCTACAAAGGTGTTTCATtgtattgatttttctttatcaGTGTGAACCATCCCTCTGGCAACAAACAAAGCTACATAAAATGCTTTTCATGCCTTGGACTCAACACATACACAAatgtccaaaaaaataaaaataaataaggggcCACAATATCCATAGCATTTACAAGGCAAACAAGGTAAATGCCTCTTCCAAAAGACCAAGAAGCCAAAATCCAATGTAGCTAAACCAACATCTAGTGGTACATATATCCCTGCATTCAAAGCTTCTTTCTTCACAGTAAAGGCCATCTAGGCTTAGGCCAATATAACCTTACCACTTAAAGCTCTTTCCCTTTACCCCCCTTTGATTAATAAAAGATTCAGCCTTGTTGGTCGTCGCTGGCTCCCTGCATTTGACCTGTGGGAAGGTGTGAACTGAGGTGATTTATATGCTTTACAAGAAATATGAACAATTAAAAGAGAGCATTAGGTAATCTCTGCTGTCAAATCTTATTATGTCACAATAAACCCTATCTGGTtatgtttcttccccatttcctCCCTACCACCCTTTCTATTTGTTTGACTTGTTAAAAAAATCTCATCATGCATTGCTTCTTTTAGATAAAGTTCCAACCTGGTTGAATCATCATATATGATATACAGAATAAATAGTCCATCTACTTTGACGTCTCCTCCAAGCTTGCTATGATCCCACCCCCCCTCCGACCCCCAGTTGTTGATTATCCAAGAAACATGCTTATTGTTGTTTCTTGGGGATTGGCTGTCTATTTTAacctcccccacccctcccctctAAGGATAtatcctcttctcttttttttccctttgggccagtatattcccccccccccccccctttctctctttttccctctgttattaaatttttagctcacccaaaaagaaaagggtaCAGGTGCTACATGCTACACAAGCCACAGCTAGCAGAGTAATGGAAAAAGCTTGATCATTGTGAGCCCAAGATACCAACTGATTGCCATTGGTTGTGGAGCACTTTCTCAATCCTGCATTGGAGAACATAAGAAAACAACTCCTTGGAGTGGTAAAATTACTGCTACAGTAGGGtctcaaaaatcaaaacaatccctTAATTCTTGATCATCccttgatgcagattcttcaccaaactaggcttgctttattaggaataagcttagggttgggttgtatacgtgttgggccttcagtccatgtggtttggagtgtattgggctacttttatgggtctaaactaggggttctaaggttgcatacgggattcagtgatttgtttcctttttagatggggttatttagtttttaatttcaatacctaaattagtttctaatttcaagtcattgttagtttctaatttctgtctagactagtttctattttcattagattctaatttccagtttttagtaactacttgtaatcaatttttaataactcagatttagtaactctgagttactattacttgtaaaccctccccatcattataaataaagatgatggctcttataatgagccacgatttatgcttagaaaaaaaaaagactcttgTTGTTGTCGCTGGCTTCAATGACtactccttgtgtttgatcaaggcctagggattggtgtttgatccaatcgacactctgcggcgagaagtccaagtgggttgctattattttctggttttctttattgTGTTATTGTTGTTTAATGTGGGCAAGACTTATTGCTGCTGTTATTGTTCTGCAACTCAGGTAAGAGAACTAATCTACTGTTAAGTTCAGATCTGAGTTTTTTTCCAGAATTCTCCAAGTATCGACTACTCTTACTGGGCTATCTAGCCATCGGATTGAGCTCCCCTTTGGATCGAGTGTCCCCCCTGTTGGAAGGGAGGTTCGATCCTGATTCCATGCCCATCAGACCAGGGGATTGTCTGGTCTGGTTAATTTTCTGAATCTGGCCGATTGTGTTTCTGTCCAGAATTGAAATCTGGTTGGTATGTTCTGTCTCTGTGGTGTTGCTACTGAGTATGGTCTATTTTAATACCCTATTTTCTGCTACTGATTAGTCCTATAGTTGGTGTGATATCTGATTTCTGAAACTCTAGTTCTGAGTTGAAATTTCTGCTTTACAAAGGGCTATTCAATTCCTATTTCTGGACTGTTGTGTATTGTCTATTTCTTGGGTAATTAGTGGGTGTTCTTTTgactaaaagttcctgcagttggaTTAGTTTGCGTTTTCAAACTTAGTCCTACATTATCCCTGATTTTGCAGAACTATTAatatatcaataaaaataagatatgGGCCTATGGAAATCAAATAAAGTTCACGACTAAAACTGAATAGGTTATTCTTGAGTAAATGATCAGTGAGACTTCTGTCCAATTTCATATACTTCTGTTGTATTTCAAGATTAGAAAAGAGGGAGGATAAGAGAATGAGATTACATCTTCACAAGTAAGATTAAGAGCCCTTGGTGGCATGGAATAAATTTCATCAAAGCTGGAGCTTTGACAGTGAAGATTCAGTAGTTAGTAAATTAACTTTTCTGCAGATTCACCTAAAAGCTCAGCAGGCCAGTCTACCTTTGGTTGCACCCAATCATAGGGCAGCCCCCACACTTCTCAGGTCATATCTCCAAACCTGTGACAAATGTTTGACTCTATGAACATGCTGAACCCAATTTATTAGATTGAACAATGATAAAGGCCAAGAATGGATGTACCTAATAAAGAACTGTGGTGCTTCAGAGGGTTCTTCATACACCACCAAAGCCCTCTTTAACCCAGGTTCACCAGTCTGTTTTGCAAACAGAGACCAGTAGGATTAGTACATTGATGCCTGACACAATAACTAGTCAAGATGTTGAATCGATCATACCTCTTTGGCTACTGCTTCGCACTTATTCTTGTTATGCCCAATGCTGCGACATATACTACACCTGTTCTTACCCTTGCCTATGGATTGCTCCATTGGAGGTTTATGATGGGCTTGACTTGGCCAGTCATGATTCACGGATGGAGGAGGCATATTCAAATCCTTATGTGCTTCGGGCATTGATTCGACAGTAGACTTTTGAGTGCCTATAGTGGAATCACCAACCCCAACTCCCGTAGCATTTTGCACCATGGTGGCAAGCTTCTCAGTCAACCCTTGTAATGTTCCCATAGCAACTTCACAACATTCCTGGGATGAGCATGCCATGGCCATCATATTCTTGACGGCATGTGATACACCACATAGTGATCTTGTTGTTATAGTAGCAGGGGAAAATTCTGGAATATAATCAACCGGCAGCCCACACCTTGCTTCTTTTGTCCACCTAAATAGAATGTATTTAGAGGGGATACTGTCACGATCAACCATTTGTAGAACCTTTAACACATGCTTACACACCAACCCCATGAACTCAAACATACGACAGCTACAACACACCTCTTCCTCTAAGGAGTTGTATTCCACCACACATCTCTGCTCACTTGGAACTTTAAAAGGCCCCACCTTAAACTTCCGAACTGGCCCTTCAGCTGACTCCTCATGGGCAGATAAGCTAATGCTCTCATTGAAATGTTTCttaaaaatctcaaacacccGCCTTGTGTAAACCTTTCCCGCATGCTCTTCAAGTGGACTTTGCGAGGACAATCGAGGTAATTGGGTGAATGTTCTGAACTCGGCATCAGCTTCCTTCTTTCTTCGCCTAGCAACAGCCCTTTCATATTGCTTGACAAATCTATATAATGTCATATTGTCCTTGAAATACCCCAGGAAGTAACTGTTCATCCCCTCACTTCGCTGTGTCGACCTCATTCCGGCAAAGAATGAGCCTCGTAAATAACAAGGCACCCAATACTCCTTTAGGGAAAACTTATCATTCAACCACGAGTGGTCCTTCAAATTATATTTCACCATCATCGCTTCCCACCGAGCTAGAAAATCTTCCTCTATCCCTGAACGATAAATGCACTGCTTCCATTCCTTCTTAAAATCAGGGTTTAGGTACCATAGGGCACCGAGGTGCTCTAGGGCATGCTTTGTGATGTGCTGTGAACAAAAACGATGTACTGTTTTGGGGAAAACACTGCTCACTGCAGGTACAATACCAGTGCAATCAATAGTAATAATAGCCTTTGGTGCCTTGCCTTCCATTGCATTCATCCATGCCTTAAATAACCATTCATACAACTCCTTTGTTTCATTCACAACTAAACCACATCCAAACAGAATAGATTGAGCATGGTGGTTCACGCCAGTGAATGGCCCAAATGGCCATCTATACCTATTTGTCTTGAACATTGTGTCGAACACCACGACATCACCAAACACTTCATATGCAGACCTTGCTTTGCTATCAGCCCAAAAAATTCCACTTACCATTCCATCATCTGATACATTGATAGAATAAATGAATCTGGGATCCCTAGCTTGCATGGAGTCAAAATAAGCTAAAACAGCTTGGCAGTCGACAGCAACAATATTCCTTTCATTTCTTCCCATATAACTTTTACCAGTCAAATTTTGGTGTGCTCGGAGCCTGGATGTTTGACCTGGAAAAACCATTGGGTGATTGTGATTTGCTTCAAATTTATCAGCTACCCATCCATTAGAAGCTGCTTTAACCATAACAAATGCAGGACAACCAACTCTAACCTCTGTCCGGCGACGCACCTCTTTTCCCCTCTGTCGCTTGTGGTTGTCATTTCGGAAACCTTCTTTATAACATACAAACCTCTTTGACAGAACTTGCCTTGAACCATCCGACTCCCTTTTCCTTGATAGGTTTGTTCGATCTATGCGAACACCAAAAC contains the following coding sequences:
- the LOC122071574 gene encoding protein FAR1-RELATED SEQUENCE 5-like isoform X1, encoding MVSLASSIEMEDYATVRSTWFYMETEDVYGSEEQSDLEKAIEVDAAELEPQLADGDVETQQSATSEQLHSDDEDIKDEIDFGEENDHQPNSSSASKDASEAGTTCGSTDETEMLPQIGMQFVDLKAAYSFYSNYARKKGFGVRIDRTNLSRKRESDGSRQVLSKRFVCYKEGFRNDNHKRQRGKEVRRRTEVRVGCPAFVMVKAASNGWVADKFEANHNHPMVFPGQTSRLRAHQNLTGKSYMGRNERNIVAVDCQAVLAYFDSMQARDPRFIYSINVSDDGMVSGIFWADSKARSAYEVFGDVVVFDTMFKTNRYRWPFGPFTGVNHHAQSILFGCGLVVNETKELYEWLFKAWMNAMEGKAPKAIITIDCTGIVPAVSSVFPKTVHRFCSQHITKHALEHLGALWYLNPDFKKEWKQCIYRSGIEEDFLARWEAMMVKYNLKDHSWLNDKFSLKEYWVPCYLRGSFFAGMRSTQRSEGMNSYFLGYFKDNMTLYRFVKQYERAVARRRKKEADAEFRTFTQLPRLSSQSPLEEHAGKVYTRRVFEIFKKHFNESISLSAHEESAEGPVRKFKVGPFKVPSEQRCVVEYNSLEEEVCCSCRMFEFMGLVCKHVLKVLQMVDRDSIPSKYILFRWTKEARCGLPVDYIPEFSPATITTRSLCGVSHAVKNMMAMACSSQECCEVAMGTLQGLTEKLATMVQNATGVGVGDSTIGTQKSTVESMPEAHKDLNMPPPSVNHDWPSQAHHKPPMEQSIGKGKNRCSICRSIGHNKNKCEAVAKETGEPGLKRALVVYEEPSEAPQFFIRSNAGSQRRPTRLNLLLIKGG
- the LOC122071574 gene encoding protein FAR1-RELATED SEQUENCE 5-like isoform X2, which produces MVSLASSIEMEDYATVRSTWFYMETEDVYGSEEQSDLEKAIEVDAAELEPQLADGDVETQQSATSEQLHSDDEDIKDEIDFGEENDHQPNSSSASKDASEAGTTCGSTDETEMLPQIGMQFVDLKAAYSFYSNYARKKGFGVRIDRTNLSRKRESDGSRQVLSKRFVCYKEGFRNDNHKRQRGKEVRRRTEVRVGCPAFVMVKAASNGWVADKFEANHNHPMVFPGQTSRLRAHQNLTGKSYMGRNERNIVAVDCQAVLAYFDSMQARDPRFIYSINVSDDGMVSGIFWADSKARSAYEVFGDVVVFDTMFKTNRYRWPFGPFTGVNHHAQSILFGCGLVVNETKELYEWLFKAWMNAMEGKAPKAIITIDCTGIVPAVSSVFPKTVHRFCSQHITKHALEHLGALWYLNPDFKKEWKQCIYRSGIEEDFLARWEAMMVKYNLKDHSWLNDKFSLKEYWVPCYLRGSFFAGMRSTQRSEGMNSYFLGYFKDNMTLYRFVKQYERAVARRRKKEADAEFRTFTQLPRLSSQSPLEEHAGKVYTRRVFEIFKKHFNESISLSAHEESAEGPVRKFKVGPFKVPSEQRCVVEYNSLEEEVCCSCRMFEFMGLVCKHVLKVLQMVDRDSIPSKYILFRWTKEARCGLPVDYIPEFSPATITTRSLCGVSHAVKNMMAMACSSQECCEVAMGTLQGLTEKLATMVQNATGVGVGDSTIGTQKSTVESMPEAHKDLNMPPPSVNHDWPSQAHHKPPMEQSIGKGKNRCSICRSIGHNKNKCEAVAKETGEPGLKRALVVYEEPSEAPQFFIRFGDMT